CACTCGCCTCTTTATTAACATTTGCGACATTTCTTTGGGAGTATTTGGGAGGTTCTTTTGAATTTGAGAAATATAGGGCTTGGGATTAGTTTTGTGTATTAGGGAGCTTTTATGTTTTAGTGAGTTACTTTGTGGTTGGGGGGCTTCTGTGGAATTAGGGAATACATGTGGAGGTTTGGAAAGAGTTTGAGGAGAGTATTTCAGGAAACTGGTCTTTTGGGGCATCTGTGAAGTTGGGAAATTGCTGTGTGTTGAGTTCTTGGTAGGCATGGGATCTGTGAGGGGTTCGTTGAGATTGAGGCTTTCCGTGCTGGAAGGGATATTTTTAGGTTTGCAAGTTTAACATAGCATTTGAAAGGGTCTAGATATTTTGGGATATTTGGGGTATTTGGGGTCTGAATATATTTGCATCTATAGAGAATGAATGGCCTTTGCTCTGCTAACTTTTATTCCTGGACATTAAGATATGTTGGTGGTTGGTAAACTTAGCCATGTATAGGTTTTAGGGGCtgtgtggtgattttttttttttttcttttagcaagaAAGTGGGATTTTAGCAGGGCCTGTAAGTAGGGGTAGGTGGGATTAGGGGTTGTTGGGGCAAGGGTTTTTAGGATTAGGACTCTCTGTTTCTGGTGTCTGTGTGTATTTGGAGGCTGTCTAGATCTTGAGTGGTGTTTCCAGGGCCATGAAGTGAACTCCAGGGGTTTTAGTTGTGTCTGTGGTATTGCCTGAATTTAGAGAAACAGTATATActgcaggggtcagcaaactttttccatAAAGGGCTAGATgataagtattttaggctttgcaggcctgTATGTCCTcttgttgcaactactcagctctacCATTGTAGCATGAAAGCTGTCATATACAAATGAACatgtttcaataaaatattatttgcagaGACAGGCAGTGGGTCAGATTTGGCCTATGGCTCAAAGTAGTATGACCAGGAGACAGCAAACTGCTTTTGCTGGTCAGTAAGCAAGCGGAAGGTTCAGTGTTTGAAGGATATTTTGGTATTAATATGTCTTGAGGGAGATGGGCCAGGGAAGGATTGAGACTGTGGGATTGAGACTGTTGGTCCTGCGGTGGAACGTGGTCATGTTGGACTCATTAGCAGAACTGCCTCCAGGTTAGGTCTTGTACACAAAGTcattgcaaaataaaatggtCCTTATGACGGGCCCTAAATTGGAAACTCTAGAAACTAAGTTTGAGGGCCTGGTTTTGTGTGATACAAGTTTTCCCCACTCTGAGCCTCAAACTCAGCCAGTTGTGAGCAACTTGAGGTATCTAGACTAGAACAGGCCTTCTCATACTAGGGGTCTGTGGCTGTGCTTAAGGAAGTTACCTGCACAGTCTCATGCAAGCGTGTGCATTTTTCTGGATGAGGATACACAGCTTGAAGAGATCCTCAAAGAACCTCATGAACCGGACAAAATGAAGAACTGAATTCTTAAGGGCCGGTCTGGCTCTGACCTCAGATTTTCTTTCCCCGCCCAGCCCACCTCATTCCTTCCTCTGTGGGCTCAGGTTGCCACAGCTGTGTGCAGGGCTGGGAATTCTTGTCTTTTCAGGAACTTGTTACTGGGTGAGCAAATAGAAAAAGGGGGAGCTATCTGTCATTTGATCCTTTCACTTCTCTTTCAAGGTTATGGCAGCAGGAAGCCTCTGGATTGTGAGTGAAGCCAGTCAGGCAGCAGAGGTTGGAGCAAGCTGCCAGCTCCAATCACACCCTGGGTTTTACAAGAGCAAGTCTCATCCCCTCTGCCGCCTTCCATTTTGCTCATTGTGCCAGGGAGGTGGgactaggttttttgtttttttttttaaatttaatggaggtactggagattgaacccaagaccccgtgcatgctaagcacgaaCTCTACTACTGAGGTATATCTACCCCCTGGAAGGAGAGGTTGAGGTGAGGGGGATATAGGGAGGGCAGGCTATTCCCCAGCTCCCCTACCACCTCTTCCCTGTCTCCAGGTGGCCTGTGGATTCTCCCACCACCATCTAGGTCCTGAGATGTGGTGAATCACAGCCTGTCTGCCACCATTTCCCCAGAATGGACCGAGGTAGCCTTCTGCCCTTCCAGCTGTGGTGCCCCCGGCCCTTTGGCACCTACTCCCAGAACCAGCCTCGCCCACCTTCCGCAGCCCTCAAGCCGTCAGCCTGCCCGGAGCCAGGCAACGGGGCGGAGCCAGACCATGGGCCTGCCCACTCAGAGAACACACCTCCAGCCTTGGCCACAGaggctcctgcctcccagcctggtCCGCTTCTTTCAGCAGCAGCTGCTGGCGATGAGGGTCGAGTCTTGCTGGACACATGGTATGTTATCAAGCCCGGGAATACAAAGGAGAAGGTGGCCTTCTTTGTGGCCCACCAGTGTGGTGGGGGCAGCCGAGCCAGCTCCATGAAGGTCAAGGGGCACTGGGGCAGTGACAGCTCCAAGGCCAAGCGGAGGAGGCGCTGTCTTGAGCCTACAAAGGCTCCACCAGACCCAGGGGGACAGGAGGGGTCCCCTGCTGCTGAGGGGGCCCCAGCCTCAGCCAGCGAGGATGTGGACCTGCTCTCTGTGGCCGAGATGGTGGCCCTGGTGGAACAGCGGGCCGCCCTGGCCCTTCAGAACTACCCACGCCCCAGCACCCCAGCGCCTGTGGTCTTTGTGTCGGCTGAGCAGGGTGGACCTGCCAAGGGGCTGGGGTCGGAGCGGCGGGCTGGTGGCGGGGACTGCAGCCGTGTAGCTGAGGCGGTGGCCCACTTTGAGGCCCAGCGGGACAACCCTCCAGCCAAGGGCCTCCGCAAGGAGGAGCGGCCTGGGCCAGGCCCCGGGGAAGTGCGCATCGCCTTCCGGATCTCCAACGGCCGAGAGCCCCGGACACCAGATGGCAGCTTGCCCAATGGGAGCGGGGGCCGGCCGGGTTGTGCCTACCCTGGCAGCCCAGGTCCTGGGGCCCGGGCCAAGGACAAGATCACCTGCGACCTGTACCAGCTTATCAGCCCCTCTCGGGATGCCCTCCCCAGCAACGTGGAGTTCCTGCTGGCCAGGGCAGATGAAGCCAGCGAGGGTgagaccccagcccctgccaggccTGAGGACACTCCCCCggcgccccctccaccccctgcccggGACTGCGGAGCATCTGGCTTCCATGTGGACGTGGTGGTAACGGGTGTGGTGGACGAGTGCATCTTCTTTGGTAAGGACGGCACCAAAAACGTGAAGGAGGAGACGGTGTGCCTGACCGTCAGCCCCGAGGAGCCACCCCCACCTGGCCAGCTCTTCTTCCTCCAGTCCCGTGGGCCAGATGGGCCGCCCGAGCCACCCCCAGCGGACTCGCCGGCCACCGCGCCAGGCCCCGACGATGCTGAGGGGACGGCGGACACCTCCCTGTGCCGCCTGTACCGGCACGTGTCGCATGACTTCCTGGAGATCCGCTTCAAGATCCAGCGGTTGCTGGAGCCCCGACAGTACATGCTGCTGCTGCCTGAGCATGTGTTGGTCAAGATCTTCAGCTTCCTGCCCACGCGGGCCCTGGCGGCCCTCAAGTGCACCTGCCACCACTTCAAGGGTATCATTGAGGCGTTCGGCGTGCGGGCCACAGACTCACGCTGGAGCCGCGACCCACTCTACCGCGATGACCCTTGCAAGCAGTGCCGCAAGAGATACGAAAAGGGCGATGTGTCTCTCTGCCGCTGGCACCCCAAGCCCTACCACCACGACCTGCCTTATGGACGTTCCTACTGGATGTGCTGCCGCCGAGCTGATCGCGAGACGCCCGGCTGCTGCCTGGGGCTGCACGATAACAACTGGGTGCTGCCCTGCAAtgggccgggcgggggcgggggacggGCCGgccgggaggaggggaggtgaagccgggggagggggggggaagAGCCCAccatgcccacccccaccccctcccgctGGGAGCCGAGGGTCAGGACTGGGTGGCCAGCCCATACCCCCAGTCCGGGCAGCGTTGAGCCCCACTCCAGAACTGAGATGGGTTCAGGGCGATGACCCAGGAAAACACTTGGCTTGACCCCTACTGGTTTTCTACTCTTGAGACCCTCAAGTAgggtaggttgttttttttttttatcagcatcTCAATTTCTTCTCCATTCAGCCCCATCACCCTCCCTGCCACTCCCCATGCCCCAGGGACCCACCAGCAGGGAGCAGACGGCAGCTAATTTTCATACTACTTAAGGGTTCCCCCATTCTGGCCCCCTTCCATTCCGTCTCCCAGTTCTTGGTCTCAGGAGCTGTTTTTTCCCCAAGAGGCTGCAGCCCACGGTTGGTTCTTCTCCTGAAACCTACTCCACCAGGGCTCACCTCTTTAGGAATCGGGGGGCTGGCAGATCACGGATCAGATTTGGCACTTTTCCTGGCAGCCTGTCACTTCTAGACGTCTCccccatgaaaacaaaaatccattttctCCTTAACCTCAAGCTGCCAGTCTCTCTGCTTCCCCTAacggaggagagggagaaaaaagttgaaaattgaagtataaaaAGTCCCCTCCTCCCAATATGTAAGCTGTTGCCATCACTACCCCCCTCCTCGCCCCACAAAAAAAGCTGTGAAGCCTTTTGCCTCGCTCTTGACAGCGTGGGGGGGCCGGTGGGCAGGGACCGTGGGTTTGAATTTCTGAGTTGTTTTTCCTTCCACTCTGGATACTTGTTCAGGTGTTGCTGGGGGAGGTCTCGCCACCCTCAGCCACAGGTGTTTCTTTAGAATCCTTTGGTCAACCAAGACCTTGATTTTCAGGCAGTTTCATTGGGGggtcattttgtttgttctttttggggtttttttgggtgggggtttggggtttttgttttgttttttttttttttggttttggtttttcatCCTTGTGGTTCTGGAAAGCTTCTAACATGTGGCATCTGGCCAATTTTGAATTGGTCCTTTGtataaaatcaatatttataaGGTTGGGCTCAGACTGGTTTGTGTGTTGTTcatggagggggttggggagagaagggagtcATGATGAGATGGAGAAAGTCGAGAGAGAAGGATCTTTAGCCAAGTCCCTCAGCCTGAGATTATTTTTGACTCTTCATCTGTGTCAGTTTGGATTTGGAAATCTCAAAATAGTAGAAGCTTAAACAAGATAGTTTTGATTTCTATAGAAACCCAGTGTTGGGCATTATGGTGGCCCTGAAGTCATTGGGAACCCAAGCTTCTTCTAGCTCGTTATTTCATCATTCTTTGGCTGTGGCCTCAtcctcatggtccaagatggctgctaGAGCTCCACCCATCACCATTTTATAGAAAGTTCCCTTCCTTCCAGTTGTACTACCCTATACTTCTATACACACCTCCCAGGTCAGAACTTTAGGCACATGGAAGGGCTGCAAAGGAGACTGGGAAACGCAGTCTTTTAGCCAGGTGCATTATGCCCAACAAAAAACTCGTACTAAAGATCCCTGTAATTGaagctttaaaatattcagttaattATTTActaaaagaagaggggaaaatggaTATTGAGTGGTGGCTAATAGTCCCTGACATTCTTATCAAGGAATCAGAATTTTCAAGGAGACAAAGGTATATCATGGTAGTTACTTAATACTTAGATTTTAGAATCAAAGAGACCtaggtttgaatcttggcttgATTTTGTGGGACTTCAGTTTCCTATGGAGGGAAGGCCAGATTATTTAGACTCTCCTGCAGAAAACAGGAagttaaaaaatcttaaaagcatcaaATAGCCAATAAAGTACAGTTAAGGACATATACTAAGCCAGAAATTTAAGGGAAAGGTCCATGGGGCCCTGAAGCCACTTCTGATCTGAGGACACTTGCTGATGTGAACAAACTTGGATTTCCTATTTGCAGCCTTACTGGGACAAGCAGGCAGAAGTCAAGGCCAAAGCCTGTCCAAGGGGAGAAATCTAATAGGAGCTGAGATCCCACCGAACTATACGCTCAGATAAGGCTGACCCAGAAGACTGCAGAGAGGACGTTTTAAATGCTGAGGGAAGCACAGAactaagagaaagaaagcaaaaaatggaCCTTGAGAATTTGTGGCCACAGGCTGGTCCTTGGCTTGGGTTTGTGTCACCGATGTGTCCCAGGGTACTTCTAGCTGAGATGTCTGGCAGAAACCAACAAATCCTCTGGTAGAAAGAGCTATTATCTCGAATCCCCACCAATAATTTTTTAGAGAGTGAGTAGTAACAGTCAAATAACGAAATACGCATGGAAATAAAGCAGCATGAGCGAGATCCAGCAGAGGCAACAGagcaaaaacagactcacaaagacTTCAGGTGGTGGAACTGTCAGCCACAgattagaaggggaaaaaaagagcttgGAAATAACTGCAGGGAAACCAGACCTAAATAACGGCCTAgcggaaatgaaaggaaaaaacccacaggTGGACAATAGCCCAAAGTCAAAACTCAATGTGCTAGGCTAAACAACAAATTAGACACAACAAATTAGAGACAAAGATTTATTGAACTAGAGCTGGGTCTGGAAAgtagcacagagagagagagagagagaaaaaaaaagaatgtttatggAGGATAGAGGAAGTCTAACACATTGAACTGGCATTCTAGAATCCGAAGAGAGAATGGTGTAATGGCAATATTCAAAGACACGATGGTTACAAATTCCAGCCAGGTAAAAGTCCAGTGAGCCCAGCGAGTCCTAGGCAGGATAAATAAAGAGACAAATAATCTAGACATGCTGGGAAAGTGTCCAGCTGTGATCGTCCGTAATTGATTTCTCTGCagctcagtttcttaatctgacAAATGAGAATACTGACAATTCCTCAAAAGGCTGATATGTGAGCCGTTGCACCTACAGTCCTCAACAGTTGTACTCATCAAATACACCTTGTGGCCCCTTCATAGTAGGAAGCTGGGGCAGCCTAAGTTTGGGGGACGGTTGGGAGCTGGGGAAGTCATCCCCTTGCCAGGCGTCTgcagcctcatctgtaaaatggggctcatGATCCTTAACCcaaattcaagtgaaaaatgtGCCCAGGCCCCTGGCCCAGTGCCTAGTGTGCAGTACACTCAGCAAGATGGCTTGCAGGGAGGTATGAAGGGCCAGGGATGTAACTGAACACACTGCTTCCCCTCTCAACACAGAGGTGATGGTGTCACTTACTTCTGGATGGCTGTGAGGCTGACGGGGACATGCTGCACTTTTAAGGGGTTGCACCATGCCTGCCAGCCAAGGAATGCACAGACAGGAACTCTCCTTGTGATTGAGACCCTCTTGCCACCCTGGTTGATGTCTGTCAATTGCCCTTGTGAACTCGACTTCTGCCAATTCCATCTCTAGGAGGCTGTTGGTACCCGGCCCCCACTCCCAACCCCGCTCTAACTTGGGCCCAGTTAAAAGCCTTAGGGGGAGCTACTTTTTGTCAACAATCTGTAGGTCCAGCACAGGTGATTTTTGGAGGGCAGGTAGGAGATGGGGGTTGGGAGCAGAGCTGTGGGTGAGAATCGGGGCTCTGTAAATAACTGGTTGGTAATCCTCAGCTCTGGCcacctcatttgcaaaatgagaacCGAAATTGTACCTACCTCCAGATTTGGGGGGAGACTAAATGAGTTGGTATCTGCGAAGTGCTtatagggcctggcacacagttgaTGCCCCATAACTGTCAGCTGCTGTAGAAGAACGTGAATCAAGGACCTGTTTATCCTCTCTCATCCGATAGCCTGAGTTTCAGCCCATGAGTTCTCTTGAGTCCTCTCCAGCCTTGAGTTGGCTTGGAAGGCCAATGTGCACCTTTACTCTTTGACCCTCCATCCTGGCCTGGCATCCCTGCGGCCTATTAGAGTCACAAAATCAGCAGGTATGGAACCCGGCACAGGACTCCCTTTCTAGGCACCCTCCACTGTATGGGTTGCTTTGGGGTAGGTTTGCTGAGCAGCTGTGAGTGCACCAAACCTGCATCCTTAAGGACAGCGTGTCCTAAAGTTTGCTAATCATCTGACTTCCTCGGGGACTTGTTACAGAGTCCCGGCCCCTCTCTGAAGTTCTGactcagtagatctg
This region of Camelus ferus isolate YT-003-E chromosome 9, BCGSAC_Cfer_1.0, whole genome shotgun sequence genomic DNA includes:
- the FBXO46 gene encoding F-box only protein 46, whose amino-acid sequence is MDRGSLLPFQLWCPRPFGTYSQNQPRPPSAALKPSACPEPGNGAEPDHGPAHSENTPPALATEAPASQPGPLLSAAAAGDEGRVLLDTWYVIKPGNTKEKVAFFVAHQCGGGSRASSMKVKGHWGSDSSKAKRRRRCLEPTKAPPDPGGQEGSPAAEGAPASASEDVDLLSVAEMVALVEQRAALALQNYPRPSTPAPVVFVSAEQGGPAKGLGSERRAGGGDCSRVAEAVAHFEAQRDNPPAKGLRKEERPGPGPGEVRIAFRISNGREPRTPDGSLPNGSGGRPGCAYPGSPGPGARAKDKITCDLYQLISPSRDALPSNVEFLLARADEASEGETPAPARPEDTPPAPPPPPARDCGASGFHVDVVVTGVVDECIFFGKDGTKNVKEETVCLTVSPEEPPPPGQLFFLQSRGPDGPPEPPPADSPATAPGPDDAEGTADTSLCRLYRHVSHDFLEIRFKIQRLLEPRQYMLLLPEHVLVKIFSFLPTRALAALKCTCHHFKGIIEAFGVRATDSRWSRDPLYRDDPCKQCRKRYEKGDVSLCRWHPKPYHHDLPYGRSYWMCCRRADRETPGCCLGLHDNNWVLPCNGPGGGGGRAGREEGR